The Mucilaginibacter mallensis genome has a segment encoding these proteins:
- a CDS encoding DUF502 domain-containing protein has product MRRVAKALLNYFVKGLLIVVPLGVAIFLIYWAVAKIDNSLNLSSNFIEDSKGKPIYIPGLGIVNVILIILIAGVLVTNVITEPIKQWFNRWLNRLPLFKFLYSSIKDLTEAFVGEEKKFNEPVLVDVNEFGLKKIGFLVKKDMATLDLPGEVAVYFPYSYSFAGQVVIISADKVHPIDKSAAEVMKFVISGGVSGLD; this is encoded by the coding sequence ATGAGAAGAGTTGCTAAAGCATTGCTTAATTATTTTGTTAAAGGTCTGCTGATTGTAGTACCCCTGGGGGTAGCTATTTTTCTGATTTACTGGGCAGTAGCGAAAATTGATAACTCCCTGAACCTAAGTAGTAATTTTATTGAAGACAGTAAAGGCAAGCCTATTTATATTCCGGGACTGGGTATTGTAAACGTAATACTCATCATTCTTATAGCCGGGGTTTTAGTTACAAATGTTATAACCGAACCTATAAAGCAGTGGTTTAACCGTTGGCTCAACCGCCTGCCTTTGTTCAAGTTTCTATACTCATCGATAAAGGACCTGACAGAAGCATTTGTTGGCGAGGAAAAGAAATTTAACGAGCCTGTTTTGGTTGACGTAAATGAATTTGGCTTGAAAAAGATTGGTTTTCTGGTTAAAAAAGACATGGCCACATTAGATTTACCCGGCGAGGTTGCTGTTTACTTTCCTTATTCCTATTCATTTGCAGGTCAGGTAGTTATCATATCTGCAGATAAAGTGCATCCCATAGATAAAAGCGCTGCAGAAGTGATGAAGTTTGTGATATCGGGCGGCGTAAGCGGGTTGGATTAA
- a CDS encoding helix-turn-helix domain-containing protein, with product MKQLIISFELLIIAILVLLLLARVDQFYSASIDDIWIVVFSLAFITTGVIIIKSVIKKHSSIVQQRPSLINHDQMAKAGISDREGEILLLIDEGLSNEQIAGKLFIAESTVKRHLTRVSKKLHTDCRTGSVKKAKEMSILL from the coding sequence ATGAAACAACTGATCATTAGTTTCGAGTTGCTGATTATTGCTATCCTGGTATTGCTTTTACTTGCCCGGGTTGATCAATTTTATAGCGCTTCTATTGATGATATATGGATAGTTGTTTTTAGCCTGGCATTTATAACAACAGGTGTCATCATCATCAAAAGTGTAATAAAAAAACATTCATCCATAGTTCAGCAAAGGCCATCATTAATAAACCATGATCAAATGGCCAAAGCTGGTATCAGCGATCGCGAAGGCGAGATATTATTGCTGATTGATGAAGGCCTCAGCAATGAGCAAATTGCAGGCAAGCTATTTATTGCGGAAAGTACTGTTAAAAGACATCTAACCCGTGTATCCAAAAAGCTGCATACCGATTGCCGTACAGGATCGGTAAAAAAGGCTAAAGAAATGTCAATTCTTTTATAA
- a CDS encoding TCR/Tet family MFS transporter: MDQEPKVKTSAALRFIFVTIFIDVMGLAIIIPVIPNLLKQLGNVDYSVASELNGWLTFTYATMQILFSPVMGNLSDRFGRRPILLISLLGFCVDYTFMAFAPTVFWLFVGRTIAGITGATMSTATAYIADISTGDKRAANFGIVGAASGLGFIIGVSGGAFLGDINIKFPFMVAAGAALFNAFYGYFVLPESLDKEHRRKFEWKRANPIGSFMQLSKYSALTGLAIAFTLVYIAQKAVEYQMPFYVYEKFQWTMRSVGCLGLFIGFLLICIQGWLIRYLIPKWGLKKNIILGLISYGVGLTLIAFAGQGWQVYIFMVPYCFGGISGPALQGFITSKFGASEQGELQGGLTLLSSISLVVGPLIMGYSFKFFTHKDSSVYFPGSPYILGALLILISVLLVVRSFKKDITLTT, translated from the coding sequence ATGGATCAGGAACCAAAAGTTAAAACCTCAGCCGCTTTACGTTTTATATTTGTCACCATATTTATTGATGTGATGGGTTTGGCTATCATCATCCCGGTGATACCTAACTTATTGAAGCAATTGGGAAATGTGGATTATTCGGTAGCTTCTGAGCTTAATGGCTGGCTAACCTTTACCTATGCCACCATGCAGATCCTCTTCTCGCCTGTAATGGGTAATCTTAGTGATCGTTTCGGCAGGCGACCCATTCTGCTCATATCCTTATTAGGCTTTTGTGTTGATTATACATTCATGGCCTTTGCACCTACTGTATTCTGGCTATTCGTAGGGCGAACAATTGCCGGCATAACCGGTGCAACCATGTCCACGGCAACTGCATATATAGCCGATATAAGCACCGGCGATAAAAGAGCGGCTAACTTTGGCATTGTTGGTGCAGCATCGGGCCTGGGCTTTATCATAGGTGTTTCTGGCGGGGCATTCCTGGGCGATATCAATATTAAATTCCCTTTTATGGTGGCAGCAGGTGCTGCCCTCTTTAATGCCTTTTATGGCTATTTCGTTTTGCCTGAATCGCTGGACAAAGAACACCGTCGCAAATTTGAGTGGAAACGCGCTAATCCGATAGGCTCATTTATGCAGCTTAGCAAATATTCCGCATTAACCGGTTTGGCAATTGCCTTTACATTGGTTTATATAGCACAAAAAGCAGTTGAATACCAAATGCCTTTTTATGTGTATGAAAAGTTTCAATGGACAATGAGAAGTGTTGGGTGTCTTGGCCTTTTTATTGGTTTTCTGCTGATATGTATCCAGGGCTGGCTCATCCGTTACCTTATACCCAAATGGGGATTAAAGAAGAATATCATATTGGGCTTAATTTCCTACGGCGTAGGATTAACATTAATTGCATTTGCGGGCCAGGGCTGGCAGGTTTATATTTTCATGGTTCCTTATTGCTTTGGCGGCATATCCGGCCCGGCATTGCAGGGATTTATAACCAGTAAATTTGGGGCAAGTGAGCAAGGTGAATTACAAGGCGGATTAACATTACTTTCGAGTATAAGCCTGGTAGTTGGGCCACTGATTATGGGTTACAGTTTTAAATTTTTTACGCATAAAGATTCATCAGTTTATTTCCCCGGCTCGCCTTATATACTTGGAGCATTATTAATATTAATTAGTGTGTTACTGGTTGTTAGAAGCTTTAAAAAAGATATTACTTTAACAACTTAA
- a CDS encoding TCR/Tet family MFS transporter codes for MNKPVPEKRKAALGFIFATLLIDVMGLGIIIPVIPKLIEHLIHGNLSEASGYALILTAAYAGMQFLFSPLIGNLSDRFGRRPVLLFSLLGFSVDYMFSAFAPTIAWLFVGRIVAGITGASFTTGSAYIADISTPENRAANFGMVGVAFGLGFIIGPVIGGILGKYDVHYPFIAAALLALLNATYGYFILPESLDLAHRRPFEIKKANPVSTLIKLSKYKAVIGLAVSLFLVYFAAQAVQCAWTFYTMDKFSWNEAMVGYSLGAVGLFVALVQGGLIRIIIPKIGQEKSIWIGLLLYATGLALFAFASKGWMMFAFLVPYCLGGIAGPALQGYMSTNVPANEQGELQGGLTSLMSLSSIFGPIVMLGSFRYFTQPNPYFQFPGAPFIIGAVLMLLSAILAVRSFKRN; via the coding sequence ATGAATAAACCTGTACCTGAAAAGCGTAAGGCTGCTTTAGGATTTATTTTTGCAACACTTTTAATTGATGTAATGGGTTTGGGTATTATTATACCTGTTATCCCCAAACTAATTGAGCACTTAATTCACGGCAATTTGAGTGAGGCATCGGGCTATGCCCTAATTCTTACCGCTGCTTATGCCGGGATGCAGTTTTTATTTTCGCCGCTGATAGGTAACCTTAGCGACAGGTTTGGCCGCAGGCCCGTGCTGCTTTTTTCATTACTGGGCTTCAGTGTGGATTATATGTTCTCGGCCTTTGCACCAACAATAGCCTGGTTATTTGTGGGCCGTATTGTGGCGGGAATAACCGGTGCCAGCTTTACAACAGGCTCAGCCTATATTGCTGATATCAGCACCCCTGAAAACCGCGCAGCAAATTTTGGGATGGTTGGCGTAGCATTTGGCCTGGGTTTTATAATAGGCCCGGTGATTGGTGGGATATTGGGCAAATATGATGTTCATTACCCGTTTATTGCCGCTGCTTTATTGGCGTTGTTAAACGCGACATACGGTTATTTCATTCTTCCGGAATCTTTGGATCTTGCACACAGGCGCCCTTTCGAAATAAAAAAGGCTAATCCTGTAAGTACATTAATAAAATTAAGCAAATACAAAGCAGTTATTGGGCTGGCTGTATCCTTGTTCCTGGTGTATTTTGCCGCACAGGCGGTACAATGCGCATGGACTTTTTATACGATGGATAAGTTCAGCTGGAACGAGGCCATGGTGGGCTACTCACTCGGCGCGGTAGGTTTATTTGTTGCACTGGTACAAGGCGGACTGATAAGGATCATCATACCAAAAATTGGGCAGGAAAAAAGTATCTGGATAGGATTGCTCTTATACGCAACCGGACTGGCTTTATTTGCATTTGCGAGTAAAGGCTGGATGATGTTTGCCTTTTTGGTTCCTTATTGCCTTGGTGGTATTGCAGGCCCGGCTTTGCAGGGTTATATGAGTACCAACGTACCCGCTAATGAACAAGGTGAGCTGCAAGGTGGTTTAACCAGCCTCATGAGTTTAAGCTCAATTTTTGGCCCCATCGTTATGCTGGGATCATTCCGTTATTTTACGCAGCCTAACCCCTATTTCCAGTTCCCGGGGGCGCCATTTATAATAGGCGCTGTATTGATGCTTTTGAGTGCTATATTAGCTGTACGAAGCTTTAAAAGAAATTAA